A single Brienomyrus brachyistius isolate T26 chromosome 11, BBRACH_0.4, whole genome shotgun sequence DNA region contains:
- the nqo1 gene encoding NAD(P)H dehydrogenase [quinone] 1, producing the protein MAAERNVLLVYAHQSNRSFNAAARDAAVEVLQGQGCRVTVSDLYAMGFRACATADDIIGDLKNPDNFHYGEEAMQAWKEDRLTDDIKAEHQKVREAQLIIFQFPMYWFSVPAILKGWIDRVLTQGFAFSLQNMYSNGIFRDKKVILSFTTGSPECMFLPEGVHGDINVALWPLQSGTLYFCGFQVLPPQIFWSPVYSPPERQAAMLAEWRERLATLWEETPLSFTPTNLFDMSFSGGFQLLPQVKERRQAEPYGLSTGHHLGKPIPPNNQTKASPPRD; encoded by the exons ATGG ctgcagagaggAACGTGCTGCTTGTGTACGCTCACCAGAGCAACAGATCATTTAACGCTGCCGCAAGGGATGCAGCTGTGGAGGTGCTGCAGGGTCAGGGCTGCCGGGTGACAGTGTCCGACCTGTATGCCATGGGCTTCAGGGCTTGTGCCACCGCAGACGACATCATTG gggaCCTCAAAAATCCAGACAACTTCCATTATGGTGAAGAAGCCATGCAGGCCTGGAAGGAAGACCGTCTGACCGATGACATCAAGGCAGAGCATCAGAAAGTGCGGGAGGCCCAGCTCATCATCTTCCAG TTCCCCATGTACTGGTTCAGCGTGCCTGCAATCCTGAAGGGCTGGATAGATAGAGTGCTGactcagggctttgccttctCGCTGCAGAACATGTACAGCAACGGAATCTTCAGG GATAAAAAAGTGATTTTGTCTTTTACCACCGGATCCCCGGAGTGCATGTTTCTCCCAGAGGGAGTCCATGGAGACATTAATGTGGCACTGTGGCCCCTGCAG AGTGGGACTCTATACTTCTGTGGCTTCCAAGTGCTACCGCCCCAGATCTTCTGGTCCCCAGTCTACAGTCCTCCTGAGAGACAGGCGGCCATGCTGGCGGAGTGGCGGGAACGACTGGCGACGCTATGGGAGGAAACACCCCTGAGCTTTACTCCTACCAACTTGTTCGACATGAGCTTCAGTGGGGGCTTCCAGCTCCTCCCCCAGGTGAAGGAGCGGCGCCAGGCAGAGCCCTACGGCCTGTCCACGGGACACCACCTGGGCAAGCCCATCCCCCCCAACAACCAGACCAAGGCCTCGCCTCCTCGTGACTGA
- the spata2l gene encoding spermatogenesis associated 2-like has product MSIRMKASDKTDVYEQYNSYLGTCLKQGVSALLLQDHTLCVQNLLSEGDVQVLFRSLGVDLLAVMKASIQNADSGLEGLAKAFEVLELAAINLYLCPWRKEYRTIKMFSGTYIHQVAPVLSEQQAAMFFGLLGYQVAEGQRLELRGQPTAEQLRRLACAFFLARCECRLLLGVGGSPGGGLVFEQALVKEGQKGRGLQEARSDVVKQLEVREQELGELDLYRAEEWNGESQSDKAQAQDHVCGMSLYSSGSTLPAGGSSNISVQDEAVSTTISDQLNQVNDPAGTHCSQQEEAARSVKTEMSRAGVGQLITSQASGNDRRAAESSAVSHGGRTCLILYCEQCCIVHSINCPEAERCERLRHRTRYIKENTTQQERAGGVQDPMEHEKLVACLKRHTCLEEGLSCAPDPMCEQDQHCSKAGHAVLSKRSPEPSEHTTPQSLTPQFLNFHSCDPGRFNTRVSQDISCSDLKLCEHLQQDVVKKCTNTNDCVLPIRAVCKYCHVAYCKSCWFRCPITCECGQIISLV; this is encoded by the exons ATGAGCATTCGAATGAAGGCTTCAGATAAGACCGATGTCTATGAGCAGTACAACAGCTATTTGGGGACGTGTCTCAAGCAGGGTGTCAGTGCTCTGCTGCTCCAGGACCACACTCTGTGTGTGCAGAACCTGCTTTCAGAAGGTGATGTGCAGGTCTTATTCCGCTCTTTGGGCGTGGACCTCCTCGCGGTCATGAAGGCCTCAATCCAGAACGCTGACTCTGGCCTTGAGGGGCTCGCTAAGGCTTTTGAAGTCCTGGAGCTTGCAGCCATCAACCTATACCTGTGTCCATGGAGGAAGGAATACAGAACAATAAAG ATGTTTTCTGGCACATACATCCACCAGGTGGCACCAGTGCTGTCTGAGCAACAGGCTGCTATGTTTTTCGGGTTGCTTGGATACCAGGTGGCAGAGGGGCAACGGCTGGAGCTGAGGGGGCAGCCCACTGCAGAACAACTTCGAAGGCTCGCATGCGCCTTCTTCTTGGCACGCTGTGAATGTCGCCTCCTGCTGGGCGTCGGGGGATCTCCAGGCGGAGGGTTGGTTTTCGAACAGGCCCTGGTGAAAGAGGGGCAGAAGGGGCGTGGCCTGCAGGAGGCAAGGAGCGATGTGGTGAAGCAGTTGGAGGTGAGGGAGCAAGAACTGGGGGAACTGGACCTGTACAGAGCAGAAGAGTGGAACGGGGAGAGCCAGTCAGACAAGGCGCAAGCACAAGATCATGTCTGTGGAATGAGCCTTTACAGCAGTGGCAGCACCTTGCCTGCAGGTGGCAGCAGCAACATTTCCGTGCAAGATGAAGCTGTCAGTACTACTATATCTGACCAGCTGAACCAGGTGAATGACCCGGCCGGAACTCACTGCAGTCAACAGGAGGAAGCAGCAAGGTCTGTGAAGACTGAGATGTCTAGAGCAGGGGTAGGACAGCTAATTACTTCTCAGGCCAGTGGAAATGACAGGAGAGCTGCAGAGTCGTCTGCTGTCTCCCATGGTGGGAGGACATGTCTGATATTGTACTGTGAGCAGTGCTGCATCGTGCACAGCATAAACTGTCCAGAGGCGGAACGCTGCGAAAGGCTGAGACATCGTACACGCTATATAAAGGAAAACACGACCCAGCAGGAGAGAGCTGGTGGGGTGCAAGACCCAATGGAGCATGAGAAGCTGGTCGCATGTCTGAAGAGACACACCTGCCTGGAGGAAGGACTCTCATGTGCCCCAGACCCCATGTGTGAGCAGGACCAGCACTGCAGTAAGGCCGGGCACGCAGTGTTGTCCAAGAGGTCACCTGAGCCCAGTGAACATACAACCCCACAATCCCTAACCCCTCAATTCCTCAACTTCCATTCCTGTGATCCTGGCAGATTCAACACCAGGGTTTCGCAAGACATCAGCTGCAGCGACTTGAAGCTTTGCGAGCATCTCCAGCAAGACGTTGTGAAGAAGTGCACAAATACGAACGACTGTGTGTTACCTATCAGGGCCGTGTGTAAATACTGCCATGTCGCCTATTGCAAGTCCTGCTGGTTCAGGTGCCCAATTACCTGTGAATGCGGTCAGATCATATCCCTTGTCTGA
- the LOC125751713 gene encoding leukotriene B4 receptor 1-like, whose product MSQCNTSSSWDSEILTEAVAPSVVLGLCFLIGVPGNITVIVVILRHFKQENFTMKLLLNLAASDILCLISLPVWIYELFYGWSFGNIGCKLMMYMVFCSLYGSLLTVTLMSVQRYVQVLYSQYWVRLRGTGERVLLVSVWVVACVLTSYSIVLGKVLRDGGIPRCDTNYSSDGQRLAVLLSQTLLGFVIPFSVMVTSYCCLHKKVSQRTFYINQRMKRLIISIVVTFFIFWIPVHVVSVTEIFSILLKSSHPAASDKLEKFCSFSSNIVGSFSFINSCINPFLYAFALRYRHPDATPSKIMQDVSTSNL is encoded by the coding sequence ATGAGCCAATGTAACACTTCCAGTTCTTGGGACTCTGAAATTCTAACCGAAGCAGTGGCTCCCAGTGTGGTTCTGGGCCTCTGCTTCCTTATCGGTGTCCCTGGAAACATCACGGTGATCGTGGTGATACTTCGTCATTTCAAGCAGGAGAACTTCACCATGAAGCTGCTGCTGAACCTGGCCGCCTCTGACATCTTGTGCCTCATCAGTCTGCCAGTGTGGATCTATGAGCTTTTCTACGGCTGGAGTTTTGGCAACATTGGCTGCAAACTGATGATGTACATGGTCTTCTGCAGCTTGTATGGCAGTTTACTGACGGTCACCCTGATGAGTGTGCAGCGCTACGTACAGGTTCTGTACTCCCAGTACTGGGTGAGACTGCGTGGGACTGGGgagagggtgctgctggtgagCGTGTGGGTCGTGGCCTGTGTCCTCACCTCGTATTCTATTGTTCTGGGGAAGGTGTTGAGGGATGGCGGAATTCCCCGTTGTGACACCAACTACAGCTCAGATGGGCAGAGATTGGCTGTGTTGCTCTCTCAGACATTGCTGGGCTTTGTGATTCCTTTCTCTGTCATGGTCACATCTTACTGCTGCCTTCACAAAAAAGTGAGTCAAAGAACCTTCTACATTAACCAGAGGATGAAAAGACTGATCATCAGCATTGTAGTAACCTTCTTCATATTCTGGATTCCAGTACATGTTGTAAGTGTGACAGAAATATTTTCTATCttgctaaaatcatcccaccCGGCTGCATCAGATAAACTGGAGAAGTTTTGTAGCTTCAGCAGCAACATTGTAGGATCTTTCAGCTTCATCAATAGCTGCATAAATCCCTTCCTGTACGCCTTTGCCTTACGGTACCGTCATCCGGATGCAACTCCATCCAAGATCATGCAGGATGTCTCCACTAGCAACCTCTGA
- the LOC125704100 gene encoding keratin, type I cytoskeletal 9, producing MWMFRENQSVLRTIFKINRFFPDKFPQYHGCSRSLETQMRKTHHEFKALAQVLATKRQVREAYLKEHLEEQYGERYAQKLDERLFHYLQELEAKLPPTTNIARVLQQECPLVEGEALLKNMLSCSSAFVPEVLRRLQLCAISIFSGSSETNQQCSMPRMYTEVDQSPNPPIAYVGQSLPHIPTSQQTNNGTGFRMTQGGGGAGCCPPSPLQEQYSQPGQRMNHFIVAAWEERPLQLCSKHCRWVRSILQECSEEDRSHGGGIVKDGSSQGGIIQESSEEGRSHGGDVVEESSEEGRSYGGGILEEGRSQGGIIEESSEEVRSPGGGITEESRSHAGGVEEEKRSHVGGVLEEGRSHAGGVTEESSEEGGGHGDVTEESSEEGWSYGGGVVEKSSGQGRSHAGGVVEESSGEGGGHGGDVTEENSEEGWSHAGGVVEESSEGGRSHGGGVAEESSEGGRSHGGGVVEESSGQGRSHGGGVVEESSGQGRSHAGGVVEESSGEGGGHGGDVTEENSEEGWSHAGGVVEESSEGGRSHGGGVAEESSEGGRSHGGGVVEESSGQGRSHGGGVVEESSGQGRSHDGGVVEESSGQGRSHDGGVVEESSGQGRSHDGGVVEESSGQGRSHDGGVVEESSGEGGGHGGDVTEESSEEGGRCSVHGESPDFLTLPTLQHLPAGLSKRIRLSVESQFILIQSRYLQPLVRLRRLTAEECRMTTDQSQSKEEASLLSCENTPPFIWEDLFFTGSSSSDSEGDSDYIL from the exons ATGTGGATGTTTCGGGAGAACCAAAGCGTGCTCCGTACTATCTTCAAGATCAATCGCTTCTTCCCCGACAAGTTCCCCCAGTATCATGGTTGT AGCCGGAGTTTGGAGACTCAGATGAGGAAAACTCACCATGAATTTAAGGCACTTGCCCAGGTACTGGCCACAAAGAGGCAGGTGCGAGAGGCATACCTcaag GAGCATTTGGAGGAGCAGTATGGGGAGAGGTATGCTCAGAAGCTGGATGAGAGGCTGTTTCACTACCTCCAGGAGCTGGAGGCCAAGCTGCCACCCACCACAAACATAGCGCGG GTGTTACAACAGGAGTGTCCGCTGGTGGAAGGAGAGGCGCTACTGAAAAACATGCTaagttgcagttctgcttttgtgCCGGAAGTGTTGAGGAGGCTGCAGCTGTGTG ctatatCTATTTTCAGTGGCTCCTCTGAGACCAACCAGCAGTGCAGCATGCCCAGGATGTACACTGAAGTGGACCAAAGCCCTAATCCACCCATTGCCTATGTTGGACAATCCCTGCCTCATATCCCTACATCACAGCAGACCAACAATGGCACAGGCTTCAGAATGACacagggagggggtggggctgggTGTTGCCCCCCATCTCCCCTGCAAGAACAGTATTCTCAGCCGGGGCAGAGAATGAACCATTTTATTGTGGCAGCATGGGAAGAGCGCCCTCTACAGCTATGTTCAAAGCACTGCAGATGGGTGAGGAGTATCTTACAGGAATGCTCGGAGGAGGACAGGAGTCATGGAGGAGGCATCGTGAAAGACGGCAGTAGTCAAGGAGGCATCATACAGGAGAGCTCAGAAGAAGGCAGGAGTCATGGTGGGGATGTTGTGGAGGAGAGCTCAGAGGAAGGGCGGAGTTATGGTGGGGGCATCCTGGAGGAGGGCAGGAGTCAAGGAGGCATCATAGAGGAGAGCTCAGAGGAGGTTAGGAGTCCTGGTGGAGGCATCACAGAGGAGAGCAGGAGTCATGCTGGGGGCGTCGAGGAGGAGAAAAGGAGTCATGTTGGGGGCGTGTTGGAGGAGGGCAGGAGTCATGCTGGGGGTGTCACAGAGGAGAGCTCAGAGGAGGGCGGGGGTCATGGGGACGTCACAGAGGAGAGCTCAGAGGAAGGGTGGAGTTATGGTGGGGGTGTCGTGGAGAAGAGCTCAGGGCAGGGCAGGAGTCATGCTGGGGGTGTCGTGGAGGAGAGCTCAGGGGAGGGCGGGGGTCATGGTGGGGACGTCACAGAGGAGAACTCAGAGGAAGGGTGGAGTCATGCTGGGGGTGTCGTGGAGGAGAGCTCTGAGGGCGGCAGGAGTCATGGTGGGGGTGTCGCGGAGGAGAGCTCAGAGGGGGGCAGGAGTCATGGTGGGGGTGTCGTGGAGGAGAGCTCAGGGCAGGGCAGGAGTCATGGTGGGGGTGTCGTGGAGGAGAGCTCAGGGCAGGGCAGGAGTCATGCTGGGGGTGTCGTGGAGGAGAGCTCAGGGGAGGGCGGGGGTCATGGTGGGGACGTCACAGAGGAGAACTCAGAGGAAGGGTGGAGTCATGCTGGGGGTGTCGTGGAGGAGAGCTCTGAGGGCGGCAGGAGTCATGGTGGGGGTGTCGCGGAGGAGAGCTCAGAGGGGGGCAGGAGTCATGGTGGGGGTGTCGTGGAGGAGAGCTCAGGGCAGGGCAGGAGTCATGGTGGGGGTGTCGTGGAGGAGAGCTCAGGGCAGGGCAGGAGTCATGATGGGGGTGTCGTGGAGGAGAGCTCAGGGCAGGGCAGGAGTCATGATGGGGGTGTCGTGGAGGAGAGCTCAGGGCAGGGCAGGAGTCATGATGGGGGTGTCGTGGAGGAGAGCTCAGGGCAGGGCAGGAGTCATGATGGGGGTGTCGTGGAGGAGAGCTCAGGGGAGGGCGGGGGTCATGGTGGGGACGTCACAGAGGAGAGCTCAGAGGAAGGCGGCAGGTGTTCGGTACATGGAGAGTCTCCTGATTTTCTCACCCTGCCCACATTACAGCACCTCCCAGCTGGGCTTTCTAAAAGAATTAGGCTCTCAGTAGAGAGTCAGTTCATTCTGATCCAGTCCAGGTATCTGCAGCCCTTGGTCCGGCTGAGGAGGCTGACTGCAGAGGAGTGTAGGATGACCACTGATCAAAGCCAGTCTAAAGAGGAGGCGTCACTGCTGTCCTGTGAGAACACTCCTCCATTCATTTGGGAGGATTTATTTTTCACTGGTTCCTCCTCATCAGACTCTGAAGGTGATTCTGACTacatcctgtag
- the LOC125751719 gene encoding uncharacterized protein LOC125751719 has protein sequence MSNSDRVALVLGGAGTVGSGIAKGLLDKGFRVVVVSRDASKLEKLKALVSPSERENLVTLEGDIGSEEGAEQVKQALLTRMVTVTDVVSSLGFSWWQGGAPHTQNLKELCWVLDALLFCTFVSWKAFFPLVRDNPKGTYTFITGGAADRLLMPGTGFLTVGAASALAFCQVLQEEYPDTPCKFNQVRINTGVASTERKAPGYLCHLELGQAVALLVEKGNPSHSVHAISSPDDLRTIASEERI, from the exons ATGTCTAACTCGGACAGGGTTGCTTTGGTGCTCGGCGGAGCGGGCACGGTGGGCTCGGGAATTGCCAAAGGATTGTTGGATAAAG GGTTCAGAGTGGTAGTTGTTTCCAGAGATGCCAGTAAGCTGGAGAAGCTAAAGGCGCTCGTTTCCCCTTCCGAGAGAGAGAACCTCGTTACCCTTGAGGGGGACATAG GATCAGAGGAGGGGGCGGAGCAAGTGAAGCAGGCTCTGCTGACACGGATGGTGACAGTGACTGATGTGGTGTCCTCCCTGGGCTTTAGCTGGTGGCAGGGTGGAGCCCCCCACACTCAAAACCTCAAGGAACTGTGCTGG GTACTGGATGCTTTACTCTTCTGCACCTTTGTGTCATGGAAGGCTTTCTTTCCTTTGGTGAGAGACAATCCCAAGGGAACCTATACCTTCATCACTG GGGGTGCTGCAGACAGGCTCCTGATGCCAGGAACGGGCTTCCTGACAGTGGGAGCTGCCAGTGCATTGGCATTCTGCCAGGTTCTGCAGGAGGAGTACCCAGATACACCATGCAAATTCAACCAG GTGAGGATCAACACAGGTGTCGCCTCCACTGAGCGCAAGGCACCGGGTTACTTGTGCCACCTGGAACTGGGTCAGGCGGTGGCCCTGCTGGTTGAGAAGGGAAACCCCTCCCACAGCGTTCATGCAATCAGCTCTCCCGATGACCTCAGGACCATCGCCTCAGAAGAGAGAATTTAG
- the LOC125704101 gene encoding leukotriene B4 receptor 1-like, whose translation MNTWDSKFLTNTVPPSVVLGLCFLIGVPGNITVILVILHFKRENFTMKLLLNLAASDILCLISLPVWIYELFYGWSLGNIGCKLMRYMVFCSLYGSLLMVTLMSVQRYVQVLYSQYWVRLCGTGERVLLVSVWVVACVLTSYSIVLGKVLSKGQIPQCEFSYSSDGQRLAVLLSQTLLGFVIPFSVMVTSYCCLHKKVKQRTFFINQRMKRLIISIVVTFFIFWIPVHVVNVTEVFSILLKSSHPAASAKLEKFCSFSSNIVGSLSFINSCINPFLYAFALRYRHPDATPSKITQDVSTSNL comes from the coding sequence ATGAACACGTGGGACTCTAAATTTCTCACCAATACCGTGCCTCCCAGTGTGGTTCTGGGCCTCTGCTTCCTTATCGGTGTCCCTGGAAACATCACAGTGATCCTGGTGATACTTCATTTCAAGCGGGAGAACTTCACCATGAAGCTGCTGCTGAACCTGGCCGCCTCTGACATCTTGTGCCTCATCAGTCTGCCAGTGTGGATCTATGAGCTTTTCTACGGATGGAGTTTAGGCAACATTGGCTGCAAACTGATGCGCTACATGGTCTTCTGCAGCTTGTATGGCAGTTTACTGATGGTCACCCTGATGAGTGTGCAGCGCTACGTACAGGTTCTGTACTCCCAGTactgggtgagactgtgtgggactggggagagggtgctgctggtgagCGTGTGGGTCGTGGCCTGTGTCCTCACCTCGTATTCTATTGTTCTGGGGAAGGTGTTGAGTAAGGGCCAAATTCCCCAGTGTGAATTCAGCTACAGTTCAGATGGGCAGAGATTGGCTGTATTGCTCTCTCAGACATTGCTGGGCTTTGTGATTCCTTTCTCTGTCATGGTCACATCTTACTGCTGCCTTCACAAAAAAGTGAAACAAAGAACCTTCTTCATTAACCAGAGGATGAAAAGACTGATCATCAGCATTGTAGTAACCTTCTTCATATTCTGGATTCCAGTACATGTTGTAAATGTGACAGAAGTATTTTCTATCttgctaaaatcatcccaccCGGCGGCATCGGCCAAACTGGAGAAGTTTTGCAGCTTCAGCAGCAACATTGTAGGATCTCTCAGCTTCATTAATAGCTGCATAAATCCCTTCCTGTACGCCTTTGCCTTGCGGTACCGTCATCCGGATGCAACTCCATCAAAGATCACGCAGGATGTCTCCACTAGCAACCTCTGA